A region from the Trueperaceae bacterium genome encodes:
- a CDS encoding L-arabinose isomerase, with protein MNTLSIPEIWFVCGSQHLYGPGPLQEVASNAEKVAAALDESEHVALPVRYKALVTTPAEVTKLMQEASGDEACAGLILWMHTFSPAKMWIRGLSALNKPFCHLHTQFNRELPWADIDMDFMNLNQAAHGDREAGFLHTRMRLERKVVVGHWSDPEVQERLGVWARAAHAWHDLQGAKFVRFGDNMRYVAVTEGDKVASELRFGFEVNTHGVGDLVEHVQATEESRVSSLISEYEDIYEISKDLRPGGERHEELRYGARLELGMRSFLEAGNYKGFTDTFEDLHGLRQLPGLATQRLMADGYGFGGEGDWKTAVLLRALKVMSQGLKGGTSFMEDYTYHLAPGDHKVLGSHMLEVCPSIASGVPSVEIHPLGIGGKEDPVRLVFDAPAGEAIHVSLVHLGNRFRLIVSEVEAVDFPDLPKLPVARAVWRCKPDFKTAIAAWIYSGGAHHTVYSYSLKTEFLEDFANLAGVELVVIDNDTKLRELKNELRQNDLTFALNQGLRL; from the coding sequence ATGAATACTTTATCGATTCCAGAAATATGGTTTGTGTGCGGATCGCAACACCTGTATGGCCCAGGTCCGCTCCAAGAGGTAGCTTCTAATGCTGAAAAGGTTGCTGCAGCACTAGATGAATCTGAACACGTTGCTCTGCCGGTTCGCTATAAAGCTCTAGTTACAACGCCTGCTGAAGTCACGAAACTAATGCAAGAAGCTAGTGGTGATGAGGCATGCGCTGGCCTTATTTTATGGATGCATACTTTTTCACCCGCCAAAATGTGGATCCGGGGTTTATCCGCACTAAATAAGCCATTTTGTCATCTGCACACACAATTTAATCGTGAATTGCCTTGGGCCGATATTGACATGGACTTCATGAACCTTAACCAGGCTGCCCATGGGGATCGAGAGGCTGGTTTTCTCCACACAAGAATGCGGTTGGAACGCAAGGTTGTTGTGGGCCACTGGTCCGACCCAGAGGTACAAGAAAGACTTGGCGTTTGGGCAAGGGCCGCACACGCTTGGCACGATCTACAAGGCGCAAAATTTGTTCGCTTCGGAGACAACATGCGGTACGTCGCTGTTACTGAGGGTGACAAAGTAGCTAGTGAACTGCGATTCGGTTTTGAGGTTAACACCCATGGAGTTGGGGATCTTGTGGAGCACGTTCAAGCGACTGAAGAATCCCGCGTTTCATCCCTAATTTCAGAGTACGAGGATATCTACGAAATTAGCAAAGACCTCCGACCTGGCGGAGAGAGGCATGAAGAGTTGCGTTACGGCGCTAGGCTGGAGTTGGGTATGCGTTCGTTCCTTGAGGCCGGTAATTACAAGGGCTTTACGGACACTTTTGAAGATCTTCATGGCCTCAGGCAACTCCCTGGCTTGGCGACACAAAGATTGATGGCTGATGGTTACGGGTTTGGCGGTGAGGGAGATTGGAAGACTGCGGTACTACTCAGGGCACTAAAAGTAATGTCTCAAGGTTTGAAGGGTGGCACCTCATTCATGGAAGACTACACGTACCACCTAGCTCCCGGGGACCATAAGGTTTTAGGTTCACACATGCTCGAAGTGTGCCCAAGTATCGCTTCAGGCGTACCTTCGGTGGAGATCCATCCTCTGGGCATCGGAGGTAAGGAGGATCCAGTGCGATTGGTATTTGATGCCCCAGCAGGCGAAGCGATTCACGTTTCGCTCGTGCATCTCGGTAATCGCTTCCGTTTGATAGTAAGTGAAGTGGAGGCAGTAGATTTCCCAGACCTACCGAAACTTCCTGTTGCTCGGGCAGTATGGCGCTGTAAGCCTGACTTCAAAACAGCAATTGCTGCGTGGATCTATTCAGGTGGCGCTCATCACACTGTATATAGTTATTCCTTAAAAACCGAATTTCTTGAGGATTTCGCTAATTTGGCGGGTGTTGAACTTGTGGTGATCGACAACGACACAAAACTCCGAGAGCTTAAGAACGAATTACGACAAAACGACCTAACGTTCGCCCTTAATCAAGGTCTGCGCTTATAA
- a CDS encoding D-glycerate dehydrogenase, whose amino-acid sequence MEAPRIFSSRRLLDAAFTPLENLDVDWKVRQGDDDIPRQELIEQVSGCTALIVFHSDQVNDELLDAAGPGLRVVANYGVGYDHIDVDACTSRGVAVANTPGVLTDATADLTWALLMSLARRIPEGHRLVTSGDWEGWKPLVLLGVELRGKVLGVVGMGRIGRAIAKRALGFGMEVIYHNRKRDEESDRNLGVTYCAELPELLRRADIITINAPLTIETHHLIGAEELEQMKSTSMLINTARGPLVDEEALVTALSNGKIWGAGLDVFEREPEVHPGLLELDNVVLAPHLGSSTQEARSAMARLCGEAVAAVLQGRTVPHIINPDVVSRTT is encoded by the coding sequence ATGGAAGCACCTCGTATTTTCTCCTCTCGGCGGTTACTTGATGCGGCATTCACTCCGCTCGAGAATCTAGATGTTGATTGGAAAGTTCGTCAAGGTGATGACGACATACCTCGTCAGGAACTAATCGAACAGGTGTCAGGGTGTACCGCCTTGATCGTGTTTCATTCCGATCAGGTTAATGACGAACTGCTAGATGCTGCCGGCCCAGGATTACGCGTGGTTGCCAATTATGGAGTCGGGTACGACCATATAGACGTTGATGCTTGCACCAGCCGTGGCGTAGCAGTCGCCAACACCCCAGGAGTGCTAACAGATGCAACGGCTGATCTAACATGGGCACTCCTAATGTCCCTAGCTCGCCGCATCCCAGAAGGTCATCGTTTGGTCACTAGCGGCGACTGGGAGGGCTGGAAACCACTAGTTCTTCTGGGCGTAGAGCTGCGTGGCAAAGTGCTAGGTGTGGTTGGTATGGGGCGAATTGGCCGAGCTATAGCGAAACGGGCTCTAGGCTTTGGCATGGAAGTTATCTACCACAACCGAAAGCGTGATGAAGAGTCCGACCGAAATCTAGGTGTGACGTATTGTGCCGAATTACCTGAGTTACTCAGGCGCGCAGACATAATCACCATTAACGCCCCACTGACCATTGAAACACACCATTTAATTGGTGCTGAAGAACTCGAGCAAATGAAGTCGACTTCTATGTTGATTAATACTGCCAGAGGTCCCTTGGTTGATGAGGAGGCTTTAGTTACTGCTTTGAGTAATGGCAAGATCTGGGGAGCTGGCCTCGATGTGTTTGAACGGGAACCGGAAGTTCATCCGGGGCTGTTAGAGCTTGATAATGTGGTGTTAGCGCCACACCTTGGTTCTTCCACTCAAGAGGCAAGGTCAGCCATGGCTAGGCTTTGTGGCGAAGCAGTAGCCGCGGTTTTGCAAGGAAGAACAGTACCGCACATAATCAATCCAGATGTAGTGTCCAGAACAACCTGA
- a CDS encoding serine/threonine protein phosphatase, whose amino-acid sequence MKLLVFSDIHNDSEAARHIVEQSSNYDVLIGAGDFGVMRRNLQTCIETLREITTPTVVVPGNNESIGELTKACEDWSAVRVIHGSGIHLLGRDFYGVVGGIPVTPFGSWSYDFSEQEARKLLRACPNGAVLVSHSPPLGAGDISETGAHLGSVALLETVERTCPALVVCGHIHPSSGTRSSLDKVPVINAGPGGLEIELPDD is encoded by the coding sequence ATGAAACTCCTAGTTTTCAGCGACATCCATAACGACAGCGAGGCTGCCCGGCACATTGTTGAACAATCTTCGAATTACGATGTCCTTATTGGTGCCGGAGATTTTGGAGTTATGCGCCGTAACCTTCAAACGTGCATCGAAACGCTTAGGGAAATAACAACTCCGACAGTGGTGGTTCCAGGTAACAACGAATCAATAGGTGAACTCACTAAAGCTTGTGAAGATTGGTCAGCCGTACGTGTGATCCATGGATCGGGCATCCACCTCCTGGGGAGAGACTTCTATGGTGTCGTGGGAGGTATTCCAGTAACTCCCTTCGGTTCTTGGAGTTATGATTTTTCTGAACAGGAAGCAAGGAAGCTCCTACGTGCGTGCCCAAATGGAGCTGTATTAGTGTCTCATTCTCCCCCACTCGGTGCAGGTGATATTTCTGAAACAGGAGCTCATCTCGGGAGCGTGGCTCTGCTTGAAACCGTCGAACGTACCTGCCCAGCCCTCGTAGTATGCGGTCACATTCACCCTAGCTCTGGAACACGGTCATCACTAGACAAAGTGCCCGTCATAAATGCAGGTCCAGGGGGACTAGAGATCGAATTGCCTGATGATTGA
- a CDS encoding fasciclin: MKQLALSTFALFALFGSAAFAQTPATVVEVAISNENFSTLVAAVLEAELAETLSGEGPFTVFAPTNDAFAAALEALGITAEDLLASPDLGGILTYHVVAGKLMAADVISAIEAGYGTALVETVNGASITVEVVDGNVVIDGAATVISTDLEAGNGVVHVIDAVILPPSN, translated from the coding sequence ATGAAACAATTAGCCCTTTCTACCTTCGCCCTCTTCGCACTCTTCGGGAGTGCAGCTTTCGCCCAAACCCCTGCCACCGTGGTGGAAGTCGCGATCAGCAACGAGAACTTCTCAACACTTGTTGCTGCCGTATTAGAAGCTGAACTAGCTGAAACCCTCTCCGGGGAAGGTCCTTTCACTGTCTTTGCACCAACAAACGACGCGTTTGCGGCCGCACTTGAGGCACTGGGAATCACTGCTGAAGACCTACTAGCCAGCCCTGACCTAGGTGGAATCCTCACCTACCATGTTGTCGCTGGAAAATTAATGGCGGCCGATGTTATCTCAGCAATCGAAGCTGGTTACGGAACAGCCTTAGTTGAGACCGTTAACGGAGCCTCCATTACAGTCGAAGTGGTAGACGGCAACGTGGTCATCGATGGTGCTGCCACAGTAATTTCAACCGACCTAGAAGCTGGTAACGGGGTGGTTCATGTGATCGACGCGGTCATTCTACCCCCATCAAACTAG
- a CDS encoding DNA-binding protein: protein MTDQEQWTCTKCQGQSVKTGVIRTTGGGLSRFLNVQTHKFEYISCVKCGYTDLFRVAEKGAGWRNVLDAVIDS, encoded by the coding sequence ATGACAGATCAAGAGCAATGGACTTGTACCAAATGCCAAGGCCAATCAGTAAAAACTGGGGTCATCCGCACCACCGGGGGAGGCCTCTCCCGCTTCCTTAATGTTCAGACCCACAAGTTCGAATACATTTCTTGCGTTAAATGCGGCTACACAGATTTATTTCGAGTGGCAGAAAAAGGTGCAGGTTGGCGTAATGTCCTCGATGCTGTAATCGACTCTTAA
- a CDS encoding phytanoyl-CoA dioxygenase, which produces MKRSPQAKTFSLNENQLNRFKREGYLLVKNVLDPTKVIEPLFAEYEVVLDRLANELFDRGEISSIYSNLDFGDRMIRIYQESGRDHSRYFDPSLPTGGVTTETPFWAGPAAFRIITDKNVLDVVESLIGPEITSNPTQHVRIKPPEILLPEGRDVLARANPWHQDNGVVHPDADNTNMITVWISLSEATVDRGCLHLIPGSHKKALRTHCIHPEFAIPDELLELDRMTAVPTKPGDVIIMDKHTCHCSLPNVSKHLRWSLDLRYNPTGQPTGRAGFPDFVARSRRNPKSELRDPMAWAHLWHEARARLAVEPNPAGHHHGVRWKGAESVCA; this is translated from the coding sequence TTGAAACGCTCACCGCAAGCCAAAACATTCAGTTTGAATGAAAATCAGTTAAATCGGTTCAAGCGCGAAGGCTATCTCCTTGTCAAGAACGTACTGGACCCAACAAAAGTGATAGAACCGCTGTTCGCCGAGTACGAGGTCGTGCTTGACCGCCTGGCAAACGAACTCTTTGATCGTGGTGAGATTTCATCCATTTACAGTAATCTAGATTTCGGCGATCGGATGATTCGAATCTACCAGGAATCCGGTCGGGATCACTCAAGATATTTTGATCCGAGCCTCCCAACCGGTGGCGTAACGACCGAAACACCTTTTTGGGCGGGCCCAGCTGCATTCCGAATAATCACCGATAAGAATGTTCTGGACGTAGTCGAATCCCTCATAGGACCCGAGATTACGTCCAACCCTACACAGCACGTGCGCATCAAGCCACCCGAAATTTTGTTGCCAGAAGGCCGGGACGTTTTAGCCCGAGCAAACCCTTGGCACCAGGACAACGGTGTTGTGCATCCTGACGCCGACAATACGAACATGATCACAGTGTGGATATCTCTCTCCGAAGCGACAGTAGACCGCGGATGTCTTCATTTGATTCCAGGAAGTCATAAGAAGGCACTACGAACCCACTGCATCCACCCGGAATTCGCTATCCCAGATGAACTACTTGAGCTTGATCGCATGACAGCTGTACCAACGAAACCCGGTGACGTAATAATTATGGACAAACACACGTGCCACTGCTCTCTACCTAACGTCAGCAAGCATTTGAGGTGGAGCTTAGACTTGCGCTATAACCCGACTGGCCAGCCAACTGGGCGGGCAGGGTTCCCGGATTTCGTGGCACGTAGTCGCCGTAACCCCAAGAGCGAACTCCGTGACCCAATGGCGTGGGCCCACTTGTGGCACGAGGCAAGAGCACGATTGGCCGTTGAACCCAATCCCGCTGGTCACCATCATGGTGTGCGCTGGAAAGGTGCAGAATCCGTTTGTGCTTAG
- a CDS encoding multidrug ABC transporter ATP-binding protein codes for MNELFRMGPYLQPYRWYLFFGFFTVVLPVAMELVVPRMLQLIIDKGILTEDLSTVWRGSLIMLGAAFVGALMTIAQGVCRAQISQGLAFDLRRDLFAHIQSLSFFNFDSIRTGELMTRISSDVSTIHGFFGGGLAVTIRMILMIIGSVIMLFVTDAQLTMIVLVALATAALVIRVLLRITQPIFRVVQKKLGLLNTQLQENLAGVRVIKAFVRERFENNRFEIRNRDYMAENIRVGRLLALALPALALVTNITLVIVLWRGGLDTVSGRLTAGELIAFTNYLLIGMAPVLMLSNVLTMVTRASVSVIRVHEILATKPSLILSKHPKIGNERRQGEISFKDVVFSYGDPQGWEEEASKPGCDEEATSEGIQVDHGNVLRGVSFEVAAGQQIALMGSTGSGKSTLVHLISRFYDVAEGSVTVGGIDVRNWNIEALRKEIGVVMQHPTLFEGTVQENISYGRPEAPLEEVIAAAKAAQAHGFISDLPLGYDSRVEARGANLSGGQKQRIAIARALLASPSILILDDSTSAVDYETEERIQEALSVWMAKRTTFIVAQRISSVLKADQIYLLDAGRIAARGTHNELLTSSPLYQEIYASQLGSVEGKA; via the coding sequence ATGAACGAATTATTCAGAATGGGCCCTTACTTACAGCCCTATCGCTGGTACTTATTTTTCGGCTTCTTCACCGTGGTTCTACCTGTCGCTATGGAACTAGTAGTCCCCCGTATGTTACAGCTCATCATAGACAAAGGCATTCTTACTGAAGACCTATCTACAGTCTGGCGCGGCTCGTTGATCATGCTGGGGGCAGCTTTCGTCGGGGCGCTAATGACAATAGCTCAGGGAGTTTGCCGGGCACAGATATCACAGGGCTTGGCGTTCGATCTGCGCCGAGACCTTTTTGCCCACATACAATCACTATCGTTTTTCAATTTCGATAGCATCCGCACAGGCGAACTAATGACTCGCATCTCTAGCGACGTGTCCACAATCCACGGTTTCTTTGGTGGTGGTCTCGCCGTCACAATCCGCATGATCCTAATGATCATCGGTAGCGTCATAATGCTGTTCGTCACAGATGCTCAATTGACCATGATTGTTCTTGTTGCATTAGCTACAGCAGCGCTTGTGATCCGGGTATTACTCCGAATTACCCAGCCAATATTTCGTGTTGTACAAAAAAAGCTGGGGCTACTAAACACCCAGCTTCAGGAGAATCTCGCTGGAGTAAGGGTAATCAAGGCCTTTGTGAGGGAACGCTTCGAAAATAATCGTTTTGAAATTCGAAACCGGGACTACATGGCAGAGAACATTCGCGTGGGACGTTTATTGGCGTTAGCGCTACCTGCTTTAGCTCTGGTTACGAACATTACTCTAGTCATTGTGCTCTGGCGCGGTGGCCTAGACACGGTTAGTGGGCGATTAACTGCCGGTGAGCTCATAGCATTTACTAACTACCTACTCATCGGCATGGCGCCAGTACTAATGCTAAGCAACGTCCTCACAATGGTCACGCGTGCCAGCGTTTCGGTAATCAGAGTCCATGAGATCCTAGCCACTAAACCAAGCCTGATTCTCTCAAAGCATCCCAAGATTGGGAACGAGAGGCGTCAGGGTGAAATCTCATTTAAGGATGTAGTTTTTAGTTACGGTGACCCACAGGGCTGGGAAGAAGAAGCCAGCAAACCAGGATGCGATGAGGAGGCGACTTCGGAAGGCATTCAGGTGGACCATGGGAATGTCTTACGCGGGGTCAGTTTTGAAGTTGCAGCTGGGCAGCAGATTGCTTTAATGGGTTCTACCGGATCAGGTAAATCAACCCTAGTTCACCTAATTTCAAGATTCTACGATGTAGCTGAGGGAAGCGTAACTGTAGGCGGAATCGATGTGCGCAATTGGAATATAGAAGCACTTCGAAAAGAGATTGGTGTCGTCATGCAGCACCCTACTCTGTTCGAGGGAACTGTTCAGGAGAATATCTCGTACGGCCGACCTGAAGCACCTCTTGAGGAAGTCATCGCAGCAGCTAAAGCCGCACAGGCTCATGGATTCATTTCTGACCTACCTTTAGGTTATGACAGTCGCGTGGAAGCGCGCGGAGCTAATCTTTCGGGAGGCCAAAAGCAAAGGATTGCTATTGCTCGGGCGTTACTTGCCTCGCCTTCGATCCTCATTTTGGACGACAGCACCAGCGCTGTGGATTACGAAACTGAAGAGCGAATCCAGGAAGCCCTATCGGTTTGGATGGCAAAACGCACAACATTTATTGTCGCTCAGCGAATAAGTAGTGTCCTGAAAGCAGATCAGATCTATCTCTTGGATGCTGGACGAATTGCTGCTAGAGGAACTCACAATGAACTGTTAACTTCGAGCCCGCTTTACCAGGAGATCTACGCTTCGCAACTCGGATCCGTCGAGGGTAAAGCATGA
- a CDS encoding sugar ABC transporter permease, producing MGQKPRGTTKVKKANDKNLKGAGGGLKRRRFRLNQQKVAPYFFISPFYLLFGLFFLWPSFYAIFISFYRWNGIGEPRYFGWRNYERMFGDRVFWQAVENTATYALASLFIVIPLALVIAVLLNAKTLRLAPIWRTMYITPIVTSTIAITLVFQILFNRDAGLINAPLIALGLEPIYWLGDRFWVKISVIILIVWRSTGLLTVYFLAGLQSISPTLYEAASIDGATPFQQFRHITIPMLRPVILFVSVIVLLGSIQTFDEIYILFRGTGGPANEALSLVQYLYQKGFTRLKLGFASAVGTILFIATLVISLVQLRRFGVFQSDTND from the coding sequence GTGGGGCAAAAGCCGAGAGGTACTACTAAAGTGAAAAAAGCGAATGACAAAAACCTGAAGGGTGCCGGTGGGGGTTTAAAGCGCCGCCGCTTTCGCTTGAATCAACAGAAGGTTGCACCATATTTTTTCATTTCGCCGTTCTATCTTCTTTTTGGTCTCTTTTTTCTTTGGCCTAGCTTTTATGCCATATTCATCAGTTTCTACCGCTGGAACGGTATAGGTGAACCGCGTTACTTTGGTTGGCGAAATTACGAGCGCATGTTTGGCGATAGGGTCTTTTGGCAAGCAGTAGAGAACACCGCGACCTACGCCCTCGCTAGCCTCTTCATTGTCATACCACTAGCCTTAGTAATAGCTGTGCTCCTAAACGCCAAAACACTCCGCCTTGCTCCCATTTGGCGAACGATGTACATCACGCCTATTGTCACTTCCACAATAGCTATAACTCTCGTCTTCCAAATTCTTTTCAACAGAGACGCTGGCCTCATTAACGCCCCCTTGATCGCCCTAGGATTAGAACCAATCTACTGGCTCGGGGATAGGTTCTGGGTTAAAATTTCCGTCATTATCTTGATTGTTTGGCGATCTACTGGATTGCTCACAGTGTATTTCCTTGCAGGCTTGCAAAGTATTTCCCCGACCCTTTACGAAGCGGCTTCTATTGACGGCGCTACCCCCTTTCAGCAGTTCCGACATATTACTATCCCGATGCTCCGGCCGGTCATTCTGTTCGTGAGTGTCATTGTTTTGCTTGGTTCTATACAAACTTTCGATGAAATATATATTCTCTTCCGAGGTACAGGTGGGCCCGCTAATGAGGCGCTCAGCCTTGTGCAGTACCTCTACCAAAAAGGCTTCACCCGCCTAAAGCTCGGTTTCGCCTCAGCCGTAGGCACCATATTGTTCATAGCAACCTTAGTTATTTCTTTAGTTCAACTCCGACGTTTTGGGGTTTTCCAAAGTGATACGAATGACTAA